In Labrus bergylta chromosome 5, fLabBer1.1, whole genome shotgun sequence, the genomic window CTGGAAGAGACAGGGCCACATAGGATCTGACAAACAGGCCGCATTCACACATCGACAGATTCTGCTAATGAACAGGCCTCATTAGGCTACATTTACAGTTTCTATAGAGGTGCGTCTATTGTTCAATACAAGAGAGGAGCAATAGCCATGGGGCTCCTTGGGACAATGGATGACTCTTCAGGTTATGTTGTCAGTTTCACCAATGTCTCTCGGCATATGTAGTCAGATTTGACTTACAAAACCACCTAATGGAAGATTTGTAGCATCAAATTGTTGTTACATTGAAAGGAGATAGAAGATGCAGAGAGATGGCTGAGGTGGGACGTGAAATAGTTGCTAGTGGTGGGAGGGTGGTGGGTGGGGGATGATGACCAGTGGACGGAAAAAGGGACCTTAGCGTTATTAGATTTGCAACAAGCCGTAACACTGTCTCCCATTGTGTATCCCTGCACCCTTGCCCTCCCCCTAGCCCTGACTGTAGAGAACCTTACCCAGCATCCTTTCCTCcccccttcttctccttctcaccCCCTCCTCACCCAGCCCCACCCCAGCAACCCCCACACCCCTAACTAAAGCTCTCTCTCCAGGCAATTGCCATTGGAGTGGAAAGTATTCCAGAGCACAATGCCTATGCTCTCAATGGGTGCTTTAGCATGCCACCAGTGCGCTGTCACCAGCAGATGGGGAGCTAATTAGAAGCCATTAAAGGGCTTTGATAGTGTGTGTGGGAACCAGGCAGAGGGAGATGGCCACAGGGGTGTAAAGGAGGGGTGGGCTTCGGGTCCGGTGAAtgcacaccaacaaacacacacgtacacaagagggagaaagagatagagagagaccaAGCTGTCCCTGCGAGTCCTCCTGGGCCAAGGACATGGAGCAGAGGACACCTGTGGAGCTTCAAGGATCTCTGTGAGGCTTCCCGCACATCAGCTATCAGATGGAGATAGTGTTCCTGTAATCCACCCCTGGCTGCCTCCACGGGAAGGGCATCCATACCAACCCAGTCTGCTGTCTGCACACAGGAAACACACCAACAGGCAGCTAGGCTCCAGCCCGTCTGCCCTACTCATGACACATCTCTGAACCAAGACTCCCACAGGAAGTGACTCCCAACCACGGGCCCTCAGTCATTACAGAGACCGTGCTGCCCAGGGAGTTGCCATGCCCCGCCAGGGCACCAGGAATCCAGGCGGAAACATACACAGCACACACCCACAGaagcagtgacacacacagaattaAAAATCTCAAATTCGGCACGAAGTTGCACCCTGTCTATGAGACACATCAGTCCTGAGTGCTACCAGTCAGTTAGCGCTCTGATGGTGTAAGATGACAGGACATTATGGTGCGGTAAAAGTTTTTGTATCCAACACTAAACTCACCCCTCCCAGTCCCATATGAGCCTCtccacacacctgcacacaggtGTGATCATTATCACGCAAACAGGAAGAGTGAGACTGGGAACTGGAAACTAATCCCACAGCTGCGCGGAGATGGCTTACGTGTATGCATGCGTGTGTATGCTTGTGAGGGTGTGTGTAAGTAAAAATTGTTGAAAACTGGATTCTTGTGCTTGTGCTAtcctttcataaaaaaaaaaattcctgacCACTTTCTTTCATTATCATAGTATCTCAATATTCGTACTGAAGTACAACCCCCTGTCCAagaattttttttcccctgactCGTATTGTGCTCTGGTCACTTTCATGTTTCAGGAAGTAGTACACACACTACTTATTGTCCCCACAGTAATAATAACATCAGCAGAAATGTGAAAGCATTGCTGGAATGTCCTATTTCCTCTGAGCGAATACATGCATTAACTTTTCCCCTTTTGGCTTCCTGTAGTGTGCTTTTGTAGATTTATTTACTATAGTAATAAACTAATAGCTAACATGTTTCCCCTCAATACCTAATGGAACAATTTTCCTGAAAATAACACTTCTGGGAAAAGGTTTTTGTGCTTGTACAAATTTAGCCAAGACACACAATGACCTGAAGCAAAATAAGACAAGTGTTGCCTTTTGGCTGTGGCTGTTTGATTGATGCACAATGTTGCAACAACGCTGACACAATCAGTAGCctgtctcagaaataaaatgtgaagtaATAATCGGCCCTCATGTAAAGAGTCCCCTGGGAAACAAGGTCTGTGTCAGTAATGAAGGAGGGAAGAAGAAGTGAAGGGGAGTTGGGAGAGGGCACTGCCGTTCTGTCAGTTAAAATCAGGAGCTAAtatgtttcacttttctttcccctcctctgcctcttccctctgtcttctctctcccctcgcCTTGATGTGCTGTAAACAGGCTAAAAAGGGCCCAGCTGTGTGGAGTTATTGTTGGTGTCAGTAGGAAGTGCTGATAGCTTTTGCAGCTGAACAAAAGCTGGATGAGGGGAGTGGAGGGGCGCTCCAGACACTGTGGCTCCAGCCTAGATTCTCTCCCACAATCCCTGCACCGCACTCCCATTGTTCTGCCCACCCGGCACTCCCTCCGCCCTGTCAGCTGCGACCTAGGACAgagggcaaaaaaagaaaaagggaaaaaaagaaagtttttttaaagctttttacaGGCTAGTGCAAAAGCTAGAAGAAACAGTCCCGTGGTTGTTAAATTCGTTACAAGACAACCCAGCATTACTGACGTTATCTCTGATCCAGTAAAACATCTGTGCAGATAAAAGCAGCAAATCTTTAAATAGTATTCATATTAAAGTCTGAAGAGCAAAAGTtgttaattacttaaagaataTGCAATTTATTTCAGACTCGATATAACAAACATGCATGCATTGGTCTGTTCAATTACAAATATTTGCATGGCATTTAAGGAAatctttgatttaaaacaacatgcaTCTTAAAACAGATATTCTGCAGTTAATAACATAATagatgatttttatttattagcaAACAATAATGTATCATGCTGATGTGGAATGTCACTTAGATTCTTTTCttataaaacataataatgtGTAACTTTGAGGAATCAAATAGGTTAGTATACACATTTTGAATCTTCCTACAAGATTATCTGACTACAAATTGAAAAATGCCTAGTTCTAGACTTAGCTACTTATCAGTATACAACTAATAGGGTAACATTTGGGATGAAAAACAGATACAAATATTAGTTGTTATACTCCCAAGAAATATTTTATACATCAAAGACACTTGAACAATATTGAGACCTGAAACAAGCCCTACATTTTGCAGGTAAGAGTTTTTGAAAAGTATGATTTAAACGCATGGATCTAATAAATTTGTTAAGGAGTTTTTTTGTAGCATGGCTACTTTTAATCAAGtgtcaaaatgttgttttttttcagtacaCTGCAATAATTGCATTTGCTGCAACTTGtccaaaatgcatttttgatgCAATACTCCTGATTTATTTCCCTTATAAGATAAAATTAGATGATTCATAATGAAATCTCAACTTTTCTCATTATGCATTTGACAAAATAAAGTGTCATCATGGAAGAGATGACTGTAAGAAAAAGTAATCagtaatatgttttttaaaagacttgttAGCAACAGGGACGTACAAAGTTGAAAGTGGGCTCTGTGGTGGAATGCAACAGTTGTCCTGTGTTAAAATGCAGTAACAACATAATGTCACCCATCCCCTTtcaatctgtctctctgttaacTGGCTGACAGCGGGGCTCTGCAGGTGCGCGGGGCGGTAATCTCATCCCGCTGCTTAAAGGTGATAAATGAACGACAAAAGCTCCTGAGCCGGTTTGTTCTCAGGCTCTGCGCGCCACGCAGGTGAATGGAGTAGTGCGGATTGCAAGCTCTCTTGTTTGACGTCTCCATGGAGACCGCCCGAGCGGCGCCAGGCTGACAGGCGTCAAGGCTCGGATGAATGGGTGACGTCAGCGCGCTGGCGCCTGCCAGTCTGCTCGGTCTTGTTTGGACAATCTGGGGGGAAGATTTCAGAACAGAGCGATGCGATCTGAGTGTGCACACAAGGCTGAGCACACACTGCAGAAACATGTGAAGGAATCCGTGAAGCTGCTGCTCATTCTGGACTTCCTTTAGAgcagaaaagtaataaaaaagagaagactTTGTGCTGAgagaaaagttttgtttgtaAGCTCAAAGAAAGCTTGAAGTTTAAAGTAGCAAATGTGTCCACTTGTGATGGATGTGCAGTGTATTTTCTTAATCAacaataatcaaataaatagTAATATTACTAAACCAATCTTCTCATACAATTAATTAACTGTTAATCAATCttatatattttacaaaaccgtatacaaaaaaacaaaaaaaacaaaaacaaaaacaatcatcttGAACTAAATGAggttaacaaaaagaaaatctctttCCCACAATTGTTTGGCCATTCTTTCACATTGTCTTACTTCACTGTATAATAGTGGTCCACATCTGCAGTGCTGTATTCAACTGTGAGAGGCAAATCTAGGGCACTACGGCAGCCTAATTATCATTTGCCATTCATTCTATTCATCCTGTCCCATcccacacacattctcacagcACATACCCAGGCATTCaccaccccttcactgtccccAGGCTATCTACACCTGCAGAGTCCCCAAGCCATGGACAGCTGGATTCCCACATATTACCCATAAAAGACACACATTTGTTTCCATTTGTAACGCCATCCCTCAAACAGATTGTAAATCCCGATAACCAGGCGAACGCAGGCATTGGCTCAGAGTGCTTTTGTGTACCGACCCATCAACACAAGCGCGGCCACCTCATTGGCTGTATTCCTTTAAACAGGACGGTGCTGACCCGCCCCCGGCTCCTGTTCCGCCATAAATACGAGGAGGTTCGTCCATGTGGATGTTGCAAACTGTCAACATTGCCTTGCTATCATCACCAAGAGGAGAAGTCACCTCTTTGCAGATCTCAACATTTCCCTCGTCATTTTTGGAAagtactactactactacaacaacaatacGAATCAACATGAAGGTTGTCGGATCTACCTGCGCCCTGAAGAGCAAAGTTAGCGGTGATGACATGGTACGCTGCCTGTCCGACCAGAGCCTGACCATCTCCAAATGCAAGATCCCACTGCTGGACGAGCAAATGGCCGTCTTTCTCCAGGACATGAACAACTGCTACAGCAAGCTAAAGGAGCTCGTGCCCACCCTGCCTACAAACAAAAAGGCCAGCAAAGTTGAAATCCTGCAGCATGTCATTGACTACATCTGGGACCTGCAGGTCGAGTTGGACGAGCCGGAGAAGAGCCGCCAGCTCTCCAACGGCACCGTCCATCGCACGCCGCTGACCACCCTGAACGCAGAACTCGCCAGCATCGCAGTAGAGGTAAATATCTCTTTACATATAGTACAGTGGAAATCTGAGAATAGCTCAGTGTCCTCAACAGCTGATTTCACCACCGCAAGATTTTTCTTTGAACGGAACTAGGCGTGCGTAAAAGTTACTTTTGCGCACCAGTTTTGCTTGTTGCTGTTAAACAACCCATGTAATGCAAATGCACTCATcaactcttcttttttctctcccgcAGAATGGGTGCTCGGATGACAGGATCATGTGCCGTTAAGAGGTCGTGGAGTATCGCACCATCAACCCACAGCGGGCTCAGCAACTATCGAACAAGGGTCATTGATGTGATCACAtcgatggaaaaaaaaaaataccttgaACTCAGTAGGGACGTTTCAAACAGTGTGAACATCCTGCGGCTTTGAGGATCTCTGACACTCAGGGCTCTCGATTCATGAGAGGGCCCCGAGAGAAGAAGTAGACCGGTGGTGTCCAGATATAGACTGGGTTAGCCGGGGGACCAAGACAAGTTCAGTGCAACACAGCATCGCTTGTTGCTTGTAGAGTTTTTAAAGAAAGCTAATTTCTGTTACGCTCTTTGTATCTTGTGTAAACCTATAGAGAAATTAACGTTTTGTTAAAAAGTAAATTTCTCAGATTCCTGAGCAAAAAAACTGTATTGTATATTACAATGCCATATTATGTGAAGATATTGTTTTCTTACAATGTACcttattgatgtttttattaaaacaagACAATTATTTTTGAAGATGAACTACTCTccgtcattgtgtgtgtgtgtgtgtgtgtggggggggggggtgttacgAGAAGTAaaatataagataaataaatctaaagTTTACTGTTGAGGACCTCACAAAATCTGGCCGTAATTGTGAAAACCTGACACTTGGTTGATAGTATGGGCAATAACATCCCAATGTATCACCTCTAAACAACACACCTTGTTAAATTCATCTGGAAAGCTCATCTTGTTAACTGGGGTGTTGGAGGAGAGTAAAATAGTTGTATTTTAGAAGTGTGACATCTAGAAGCTGTTAAGTCATTTAGGTAACATAAAACCAAAGCTGGTGGTCAAAATAATGGCTCTAAACCAGTTAAACTGGTCATTTACCCCCCTATGGATCATTACCGTATCATATTACAAGAGGAAGTCTCTGGTTGAATTAATAAGTCCAAACATCTTGACACAGACGgtctttaaataaattaaagcgTTTTATAAAACGGTCTCAGTCAGGTTTAATGTATTTAAGTTGAGGGTATAGAGGATTTTATCAATGGTGGGTCTTTATATGATTACAAAATACATTACATGGTGTCATGGGATAACTTAAattgatgtaaaataaatcgaAACTCTATTGATAAGGGGGAAAAGTAGTAAATACAATCACAAATAACCAACTGATTAAAGTGAACGTAATCGAAGATCGTctgtggggagaaaaaaagaataaaaagggcATGTTTTAACCCATAAAACAGCCATTTAAATATGGTGTTTTAATATGTAATCGTGTAAATCAGCACTATTCCTCTCTCCCCGCACTGCAGGGGTTAAACTGGCTTTGGCGAAGCGATTCGTTATAAGATTTATTCTGTCTCCCTGGTGCAATGTTTTTCCCATTTCCCTGCGGTGCGATGCGCACAGCTGCAGCCCCGGCGTGGccagtgtgtgattgtgtttgtgtgatagCTTTGTGCCAAGGGCAGGGGAGGGCGGCGGGGCCCAGACTGAGCGGCGCCTCGGCACACCTGGGGAAGTTCAGGTTAAATAGCTCCACATTCCTCAACACACAGCTGAttgaaacattaacaaacagTAATCCACGGGCCAGGCCGCAGATGGGCCGGGAACCACGCCAAcactcagagagggagagagagagagagagagagagagagagagagagagagagagctgctccgGGGGAGAGATTCCCACAGTATACTCCTATGTTATACATTAACTATTTATACATacactttatttctttattttttccagaAACCTTCAGCGCTTTAGCTGTTAGAGACAAGCGGTTGAACAGaactgttttacattttaagttc contains:
- the id1 gene encoding DNA-binding protein inhibitor ID-1, which codes for MWMLQTVNIALLSSPRGEVTSLQISTFPSSFLESTTTTTTTIRINMKVVGSTCALKSKVSGDDMVRCLSDQSLTISKCKIPLLDEQMAVFLQDMNNCYSKLKELVPTLPTNKKASKVEILQHVIDYIWDLQVELDEPEKSRQLSNGTVHRTPLTTLNAELASIAVENGCSDDRIMCR